In Helicobacter mastomyrinus, a single genomic region encodes these proteins:
- a CDS encoding CvpA family protein — MDTLSYIDIGILVLLILLSIKGFWQGIIRGLASLLGILLGIFFASRFYDNVGQWFAQTIYDLNAPELNALVGFLILMVCIWLAFLLIGETLFRILKITPLALLDGILGLVFAFIKAFLLISIIVFGITQIGWLNNLSQSIERDSSLFPIMKNLAIRIMNLEEVQEIKENLNNIHTQHSSTQHSSKEDLEAKETEEKHTEDIKNIDEGESQATDGSIHSNDTTASEQ, encoded by the coding sequence ATGGATACATTGAGCTATATTGACATAGGAATCTTAGTTTTACTTATCTTGCTTTCAATCAAAGGGTTTTGGCAAGGTATCATACGTGGGTTAGCAAGCTTACTAGGCATTTTACTCGGTATATTTTTTGCTTCACGATTCTATGATAATGTAGGGCAATGGTTTGCACAAACTATCTATGACCTCAATGCTCCAGAACTCAATGCGCTTGTAGGCTTTCTTATCCTTATGGTTTGTATTTGGCTTGCATTCCTTCTTATTGGGGAAACTCTCTTCCGTATACTTAAAATCACTCCTTTAGCTCTCCTTGATGGTATATTAGGTTTAGTTTTTGCCTTTATTAAAGCTTTTTTACTTATTTCTATTATTGTTTTTGGGATTACTCAAATAGGTTGGCTAAATAATCTGTCTCAAAGCATTGAACGTGATAGTTCACTTTTCCCCATAATGAAAAATCTTGCCATACGCATTATGAATCTTGAAGAAGTTCAAGAAATCAAAGAAAATCTTAATAATATTCATACACAACACTCATCTACACAACACTCATCAAAAGAAGACTTAGAAGCAAAAGAAACAGAAGAAAAACATACAGAAGATATCAAAAACATAGATGAGGGGGAATCTCAAGCAACAGATGGTTCTATACATTCCAACGACACAACCGCCTCGGAGCAATAA
- a CDS encoding sialidase family protein: MLKHIFQTSIFLLALCVCAWWCIDSDNTPSPHIDFSKHTLHLPDTSPYNVYNDIIYFDIPNSEASAHASAIANVSNVSDKYLMLLYFAGSREGARDVGIYQSFFTFNKNNKNVKEQDSQIGKWSEPQKILDAPLLSNLSGKFIKKLGNPVTFVDTQGRTHLFVVGVSMGGWATSKIYHLMFKDNLSSLQYLRELHLSPFLNFSHLVRTPAMLKDDGGFILPIYHELARKYPLLLDFNHHLDIDSIFILPPQNLSQLQPSFVPLDSHSTIGVYRNHKVLNDVMQVIECAPLCKHSKPSNLRNYDASSVLFNVLDSTFLLHNQSSRPQGNKREELWLYMFDRQSQESESIDFIPLLRLDVLLDSEVSYPSVALDRDFAYIAYTYGRKHIRVSFVPKSMLKAKLKIASEAMQ; this comes from the coding sequence GTGCTAAAGCATATTTTTCAAACAAGTATATTTCTTTTAGCACTTTGTGTATGTGCGTGGTGGTGCATCGATAGTGATAATACCCCAAGCCCACATATTGATTTCTCAAAGCATACTTTGCATTTACCCGATACTAGCCCTTATAATGTTTATAACGACATTATATATTTTGATATTCCAAATAGTGAGGCTTCTGCTCACGCAAGTGCGATAGCAAATGTAAGCAATGTAAGCGATAAGTATTTGATGTTGCTCTATTTTGCTGGGAGTAGAGAGGGGGCTAGAGATGTGGGGATTTATCAAAGTTTTTTTACCTTTAATAAAAATAACAAAAATGTAAAAGAACAAGATTCGCAAATCGGCAAATGGAGTGAGCCTCAAAAGATTTTAGATGCGCCTTTGCTTTCAAATCTTAGTGGTAAATTTATTAAAAAGCTAGGGAATCCTGTAACCTTTGTAGATACGCAAGGGCGGACACATCTTTTTGTTGTTGGCGTGAGTATGGGCGGGTGGGCGACAAGCAAAATCTATCACCTTATGTTTAAAGATAATCTTTCTAGTTTGCAATACCTTAGAGAATTGCATTTAAGTCCATTTTTGAATTTCTCTCACCTTGTTCGCACGCCTGCTATGCTCAAAGATGATGGCGGATTTATCTTGCCAATCTACCACGAGTTAGCGCGTAAATATCCGCTTTTGCTTGATTTTAATCATCATTTAGATATAGATTCTATCTTTATCCTCCCACCGCAGAATCTCTCCCAGCTTCAGCCGAGCTTTGTCCCGCTAGATAGCCATTCAACCATAGGGGTTTATAGGAATCATAAAGTGCTAAATGATGTGATGCAAGTGATTGAGTGTGCGCCTTTGTGTAAGCATTCAAAGCCAAGCAATTTGCGCAACTATGACGCCTCATCTGTGCTATTTAATGTCCTAGATTCTACATTTTTACTGCACAATCAAAGCTCTCGCCCACAGGGCAATAAACGCGAGGAGCTATGGCTATATATGTTTGATAGGCAAAGCCAAGAGAGCGAATCTATTGACTTTATACCTCTTCTGCGCCTTGATGTGTTGCTTGATAGCGAGGTGTCTTATCCTAGTGTGGCATTAGATAGGGATTTTGCCTATATTGCTTATACGTATGGGCGCAAACATATCCGCGTGA
- a CDS encoding DUF1882 domain-containing protein, whose product MTEMDLKLIKMDTSHYYRRVNGLGSKVNHMGRILYDKYERVDAMLTSMLIGKHFRKELIVAHSLLLAKGKKVENIVFDYNGRNPERFYHRAQLLLREEGFLNFTAFCSKTPGHLHLYVHKGHTELNEGKRLAKTLSLKLSQHCPKEWRVFPNDEMPSNFNILALPYDVYAKERGSSWARHM is encoded by the coding sequence GTGACAGAAATGGATCTTAAGCTCATCAAGATGGACACATCGCATTATTACAGACGCGTTAATGGGTTAGGGAGCAAAGTCAATCATATGGGGCGGATTCTATATGATAAGTATGAGAGAGTTGATGCAATGCTTACCTCTATGCTCATTGGCAAACATTTTCGTAAAGAGCTTATAGTAGCCCATTCTCTGCTTTTGGCTAAAGGTAAAAAAGTAGAGAATATCGTATTTGATTATAACGGGCGTAATCCAGAGAGATTCTATCATCGTGCTCAACTGCTTTTGCGCGAAGAAGGATTTTTAAACTTTACTGCATTTTGTTCCAAAACGCCCGGACATCTCCATTTATATGTGCATAAAGGACATACTGAACTCAATGAAGGTAAACGTTTGGCTAAAACACTTTCGTTAAAATTATCTCAACATTGCCCTAAAGAATGGAGAGTATTTCCCAATGATGAAATGCCCTCTAATTTCAATATTCTCGCTCTACCTTATGACGTCTATGCTAAGGAGCGTGGATCGTCTTGGGCAAGGCATATGTAA
- a CDS encoding serine hydroxymethyltransferase → MSYLIQNQDSEIFELIEKELQRQNDHLEMIASENFTFPSVMEAMGSILTNKYAEGYPSKRYYGGCEFVDKIEEIAIERAKKLFGAAFANVQPHSGSQANAAVYAALLKPYDKILGMDLSHGGHLTHGAKVSTSGQLYQSFFYGVELNGYIDYDKLALQAQVVKPNILVCGFSAYTRELDFKRLREIADSVGAYLMGDIAHVAGLVVAGEYPNPFPHCHIVTTTTHKTLRGPRGGMILTNDEELIAKINKAVFPGIQGGPLMHVIAGKAVGFKENLKPEWKVYAKQVKANIQALAKILIKRKYNLVSGGSDNHLVLMSFLNNDFSGKDADLALGNAGITINKNTVPGETRSPFVTSGIRIGSPALTARGMKEKEFEWIAERIADILDDIHNTNLQTTIKSQVKDFAKDFRIYERPIF, encoded by the coding sequence ATGAGTTATTTAATCCAAAACCAAGATAGTGAGATATTTGAGCTAATAGAAAAAGAATTACAACGACAAAATGACCATCTAGAGATGATTGCGAGTGAAAATTTCACATTTCCTAGCGTTATGGAGGCTATGGGAAGCATTCTTACCAATAAATATGCTGAGGGCTATCCATCCAAACGCTATTATGGAGGTTGCGAGTTTGTCGATAAAATCGAGGAGATTGCCATTGAGAGGGCTAAAAAGCTCTTTGGTGCCGCTTTTGCTAATGTGCAACCTCATTCAGGTTCACAGGCAAATGCAGCAGTGTATGCAGCACTCTTAAAGCCTTATGATAAGATTCTAGGTATGGATTTAAGCCACGGAGGGCATCTCACACACGGGGCGAAGGTAAGCACTTCAGGGCAACTTTATCAAAGTTTTTTCTATGGCGTGGAGCTTAATGGATATATTGATTATGACAAACTCGCTCTTCAAGCCCAAGTAGTGAAGCCAAATATTTTAGTATGCGGCTTTTCTGCCTATACACGTGAGCTTGATTTTAAACGATTGCGTGAAATCGCAGATTCTGTAGGGGCCTACCTTATGGGAGATATTGCCCACGTTGCTGGATTAGTCGTAGCGGGAGAATATCCTAATCCCTTCCCACATTGCCACATCGTTACTACAACCACACATAAGACCTTGCGAGGACCAAGGGGCGGAATGATTCTCACCAACGATGAGGAGCTAATAGCCAAAATCAATAAGGCTGTCTTTCCCGGGATTCAGGGCGGACCACTTATGCACGTAATCGCGGGTAAGGCAGTAGGTTTCAAAGAAAATCTCAAGCCCGAATGGAAAGTGTATGCAAAGCAAGTCAAAGCAAATATCCAAGCACTTGCAAAAATCCTCATTAAGCGTAAATACAACCTTGTAAGTGGCGGAAGCGATAATCACCTTGTGCTAATGAGCTTCTTAAATAACGATTTTAGCGGCAAAGACGCGGATTTAGCCTTAGGCAATGCCGGAATCACAATTAATAAAAACACTGTTCCGGGTGAGACCCGCTCTCCTTTTGTTACAAGCGGTATAAGGATAGGTTCTCCTGCTCTTACCGCAAGAGGTATGAAAGAAAAAGAGTTTGAATGGATTGCAGAGAGGATAGCAGATATACTTGATGATATTCACAATACCAACTTACAGACAACAATTAAATCTCAAGTCAAAGATTTTGCCAAAGATTTTAGAATCTATGAACGACCAATTTTTTAG
- a CDS encoding pyridoxal phosphate-dependent aminotransferase produces MKKPTYAKRVELLQESTTIAISTLARELKASGQDVLSLSAGEPDFDTPEMIKNEAIRALKSGFTKYTAVVGIPELIESIRGKLLRENNLQYESNEIIVSNGAKHSLFNVFQALINNGDEVIIPSPYWVTYPELVTFSGGKPVIVQTTEANNFKITAKELKEAITSKTKIFVLNTPSNPTGMVYSKEELESLAEVLKDTNIWVVSDEMYEKLVYSVKFFSAAAVSEDMLQRTITINGLSKSVAMTGWRIGYLACKDKKLIKFMDNLQSQCTSNINSITQKASVIALKGEVDNDIEDMRTAFEERMRFACDAINNIQSLNVRQPQGAFYLFINISALPQYGADSMGFCKALLKEQGVALVPGCAFGMEGFVRLSFACSLEELEEGIARIEQFVKALFK; encoded by the coding sequence ATGAAAAAACCCACTTATGCAAAGCGAGTAGAACTCTTACAAGAATCCACAACTATTGCTATTAGCACCCTAGCACGCGAGTTAAAAGCGAGTGGGCAAGATGTGCTTAGTCTTTCAGCTGGTGAGCCAGACTTTGATACGCCTGAGATGATTAAAAATGAAGCCATTAGGGCGCTAAAGAGTGGCTTTACAAAATATACTGCGGTAGTGGGGATTCCAGAATTGATAGAGTCTATTCGAGGGAAGCTTTTACGTGAAAATAATCTACAATATGAGAGCAATGAAATCATTGTAAGCAATGGCGCAAAACACTCACTTTTTAATGTATTTCAAGCTCTCATTAATAATGGTGATGAGGTGATTATCCCCTCTCCATATTGGGTTACTTATCCTGAGCTTGTAACCTTTAGCGGTGGGAAGCCCGTGATTGTGCAAACAACAGAGGCAAATAACTTTAAAATTACAGCCAAGGAGCTAAAAGAGGCTATCACATCTAAAACAAAGATATTTGTTCTTAATACCCCATCAAATCCCACAGGTATGGTGTATAGCAAGGAGGAGTTAGAATCTCTTGCAGAGGTGCTAAAAGATACAAATATATGGGTAGTAAGCGATGAGATGTATGAAAAGCTCGTATATAGTGTGAAGTTTTTCTCCGCTGCGGCGGTAAGTGAGGATATGCTGCAACGCACGATTACCATTAATGGCTTAAGCAAATCAGTAGCGATGACAGGGTGGCGCATAGGCTATCTAGCTTGTAAGGATAAAAAACTTATAAAGTTTATGGATAATTTACAAAGTCAATGTACCTCCAATATCAATTCCATTACACAAAAGGCTTCAGTAATAGCCTTGAAAGGCGAGGTAGATAATGATATAGAGGATATGCGCACTGCATTTGAGGAACGTATGCGCTTTGCTTGTGATGCGATTAATAATATTCAAAGTCTTAATGTCCGCCAACCTCAAGGTGCATTTTATTTGTTTATTAATATCTCTGCATTGCCTCAATATGGCGCAGATTCTATGGGGTTTTGCAAGGCATTGCTTAAGGAGCAAGGCGTAGCACTTGTGCCCGGCTGTGCTTTTGGAATGGAAGGCTTTGTGCGATTATCCTTTGCTTGTAGCTTAGAGGAGCTTGAAGAGGGTATTGCTCGCATAGAACAATTTGTCAAAGCACTTTTTAAATAA
- a CDS encoding Gfo/Idh/MocA family protein — protein MSKTFGLIGVGGFIAPRHLKAIKANNGTLICAIDTHDSVGILDSYFPQADFFTQGERFERYLYKLKCNNTPLDYISICSPNHLHDTHIRLALRNESYAICEKPIVLNPWNLDALLQAQKESGKRIYTILQLRLHPSIIALREHIQSLLKQDSQKVLNIDLSYISARGKWYTHSWKGDESKSGGIATNIGVHFFDMLLWIFGTLKESIVHTYNESSASGFLVLEHARVRWFLSIDEQHLPDECRAKQKRVYRSLHLEGEEFAFSEGFEDLHTKSYANILNGKGFSLLDTKAAIELIHQIRHATPIGLKGEYHPLSARFL, from the coding sequence ATGAGTAAAACTTTTGGGCTTATTGGCGTTGGGGGCTTTATCGCTCCTAGACATCTCAAAGCCATCAAGGCAAACAATGGCACACTTATTTGTGCTATTGATACGCACGATTCAGTAGGTATACTCGATAGCTACTTTCCTCAAGCGGATTTTTTTACACAAGGCGAGCGATTTGAGAGGTATCTCTATAAGCTTAAATGTAATAACACACCGCTAGATTATATCAGCATTTGCTCCCCTAATCACCTGCACGATACGCATATCCGTCTTGCCTTACGTAATGAATCTTACGCCATTTGTGAAAAGCCCATCGTGCTAAATCCGTGGAATCTTGACGCCCTACTCCAAGCCCAAAAAGAAAGCGGAAAGCGTATTTATACCATCTTACAGCTTCGCCTGCACCCAAGTATCATTGCCCTTAGAGAGCACATTCAAAGCCTTTTAAAGCAAGATTCACAAAAGGTACTTAATATTGATTTAAGCTATATTAGCGCTAGGGGCAAATGGTATACGCACTCGTGGAAGGGTGATGAGAGTAAAAGTGGCGGAATAGCGACAAATATCGGGGTGCATTTTTTTGATATGCTTCTGTGGATTTTTGGCACACTCAAGGAGAGTATCGTGCATACCTATAATGAATCTAGTGCGAGTGGATTTCTAGTCTTAGAACACGCTAGAGTGCGATGGTTTCTCTCCATTGATGAGCAACACCTGCCCGATGAATGCAGAGCAAAGCAAAAAAGAGTGTATCGCTCCTTGCATTTAGAGGGAGAGGAATTTGCCTTTAGCGAAGGCTTCGAGGATTTACACACAAAAAGCTATGCAAATATTCTAAATGGCAAAGGCTTTAGCCTACTTGATACAAAAGCAGCCATTGAGCTTATCCATCAAATCCGCCACGCTACGCCCATTGGCTTAAAGGGCGAATATCACCCCTTAAGCGCAAGGTTTCTATAA
- the lysS gene encoding lysine--tRNA ligase: MFSNFYIQQRIKKKELMQEAGLNPYTNKATRTLSNKAFLDKYQYLKLQDIAESSSKNSENESIVGRVRFIRLMGKACFIKIQDESALLQAYISKDDVGEDFAHIKKILEVGDIINVQGYAFITKTGELSIHARSFQILTKSIVPLPEKFHGLSDVELRYRQRYVDLIANEEVKETFKMRSQIISCVRAFFEKKGFLEVETPMLHPIPGGANARPFITHHNALDVDRYLRIAPELYLKRLIVGGFEAVFELNRNFRNEGMDHSHNPEFSMIEFYWAYKTYEDLITLTKELFDFLFNSLKLPKILTYNQDNIDFNQWSIMSYKDALINIGGLDEKIINDKNALLAHLQAKHLKVDTSMGYGKLLAEAFDEFVEHKLINPTFITQYPIDISPLARRNDENPLIADRFELFIGGREIANGFSELNDPLDQLERFKEQVKAKDAGDEEAQYMDEDYVWALAHGMPPTAGEGIGIDRLVMLLCNAKTIKDVILFPALKPTKPNFDIISSKDTQTNIIEHKEGK, encoded by the coding sequence ATGTTTTCAAATTTCTATATCCAACAACGTATCAAAAAAAAGGAACTTATGCAAGAAGCAGGGCTTAATCCTTATACCAACAAAGCTACGCGGACTTTAAGCAATAAGGCATTTTTAGATAAATACCAATATCTTAAATTGCAAGATATTGCAGAATCTTCATCCAAAAACTCTGAAAATGAAAGTATTGTAGGACGCGTGAGATTTATCCGCCTGATGGGCAAGGCGTGTTTTATTAAGATTCAAGATGAGAGTGCTTTACTCCAAGCCTATATTTCAAAAGACGATGTGGGAGAGGATTTTGCACACATTAAGAAAATCCTTGAAGTAGGAGATATTATCAATGTGCAAGGCTATGCCTTTATAACCAAAACAGGAGAGTTAAGCATACACGCGCGTTCTTTTCAAATTCTTACTAAAAGCATTGTGCCACTGCCTGAAAAGTTCCACGGGCTTAGCGATGTGGAGCTTCGCTATCGTCAGCGCTATGTGGATTTGATTGCCAATGAAGAGGTAAAAGAGACTTTCAAAATGCGTAGTCAAATTATCTCCTGTGTGAGGGCTTTCTTTGAGAAAAAGGGCTTTTTAGAGGTAGAAACACCTATGCTTCACCCTATTCCCGGTGGGGCGAATGCACGTCCTTTTATCACTCATCATAATGCCCTTGATGTGGATAGATATTTGCGTATCGCACCTGAGCTCTATCTCAAAAGGCTTATTGTAGGGGGATTTGAAGCCGTATTTGAACTTAATCGCAACTTTCGCAATGAAGGTATGGACCACTCTCATAATCCCGAGTTTAGTATGATTGAATTTTATTGGGCATATAAAACCTATGAGGATTTAATCACTCTCACTAAAGAACTTTTTGACTTTCTTTTTAACTCCCTCAAACTCCCTAAAATTCTAACTTACAATCAAGATAACATTGATTTTAACCAATGGAGCATTATGAGTTATAAAGACGCACTCATAAATATAGGCGGCTTAGATGAAAAGATTATAAATGATAAAAATGCACTCTTAGCCCACCTCCAAGCAAAACATCTCAAAGTCGATACATCTATGGGCTATGGCAAACTTTTAGCCGAGGCTTTTGATGAGTTTGTAGAGCATAAACTTATCAATCCTACTTTTATTACACAATACCCCATTGACATTAGCCCTCTCGCAAGACGTAATGATGAGAATCCTTTGATCGCAGATAGATTCGAACTTTTTATCGGTGGGAGAGAAATCGCCAATGGATTTAGTGAACTCAACGACCCTCTAGACCAGCTAGAACGTTTTAAAGAGCAGGTTAAGGCAAAGGATGCAGGTGATGAAGAGGCTCAATATATGGACGAAGACTATGTATGGGCATTAGCACACGGTATGCCACCCACAGCGGGAGAGGGTATAGGCATTGATAGATTGGTAATGCTTTTATGCAATGCAAAAACAATTAAAGATGTAATTTTATTTCCTGCATTAAAGCCAACTAAGCCAAACTTTGATATAATATCCTCAAAAGATACCCAAACCAACATCATAGAGCATAAGGAGGGCAAATGA
- a CDS encoding SPOR domain-containing protein, with translation METKRELNDILINDDDLQRENKTKKLMMMIAMALVFLCIVIGVSIFFASEDTTHEKHTAANNGLTPIRDPLDSSFENVPLGNNPSGEIDEFQQILDDIRKREQGDTHPQIAQNTQPSPQSPQPAPTPKPAQNPQPAQAPKPAAQPVLPAKPTAQPTPKPAAQPAKPAQNPTTPTKPTAPAKPASTNQKSIPNIFEDVSTPRMDTSKNGQVAEKGFYVQVGSFANKPSAEFLKQISNYSYRVYAGTSNGQPTTKYLIGPYTSRTEASRDLPNFKTLVPDPVHFEVK, from the coding sequence ATGGAAACAAAACGAGAACTCAATGACATTTTAATCAATGATGATGATTTGCAAAGAGAAAATAAAACTAAAAAACTTATGATGATGATTGCGATGGCATTAGTTTTTTTGTGCATCGTAATTGGTGTAAGCATCTTTTTTGCTTCTGAAGATACAACACATGAAAAACACACAGCGGCAAATAATGGCTTAACACCCATTAGAGATCCTCTAGATTCAAGTTTTGAGAATGTCCCACTTGGTAATAATCCTTCAGGGGAAATTGATGAATTTCAACAAATACTTGATGATATTCGCAAACGTGAGCAAGGAGATACTCATCCTCAAATAGCGCAAAATACACAACCCTCACCTCAATCGCCACAGCCTGCTCCAACACCTAAACCCGCACAGAATCCACAACCTGCTCAGGCTCCAAAACCAGCTGCACAACCAGTGCTTCCAGCTAAACCTACTGCACAGCCAACACCAAAGCCAGCCGCACAACCAGCCAAGCCAGCACAGAATCCTACAACACCTACCAAGCCTACTGCACCTGCTAAGCCAGCTTCGACAAACCAAAAGAGCATTCCTAATATTTTTGAAGACGTTTCCACTCCGCGTATGGACACATCTAAAAATGGGCAAGTAGCAGAAAAAGGATTCTATGTACAAGTAGGTTCGTTTGCTAATAAACCAAGTGCAGAGTTTTTAAAGCAAATCAGCAATTATAGCTATCGCGTTTATGCAGGCACTTCAAATGGACAGCCTACCACAAAATACCTCATTGGGCCTTATACCTCCCGCACAGAAGCAAGTAGAGATTTGCCTAATTTTAAAACTCTTGTTCCAGACCCTGTGCATTTTGAGGTAAAATAG
- the mqnP gene encoding menaquinone biosynthesis prenyltransferase MqnP, with protein MLKLLVKKIKNFSELVSFEHTIFSSSFILIAMVVGSMQVYSIPWCGWETFVLCILALISARNFAMGFNRFRDRDIDKDNPRTSSRPSVDGRISLMGLVCFNVFNALLFLFISYFVNPLAFALSVPFLLILAFYSYTKRFSAIAHWVLGVCLGLAPIAGVIAVMGEIPLWSVFLSIGVLFWVAGFDLLYSIQDIEFDKIHKLHSIPAYFGVEKTLWISRLCHIFAVGFWIAFVYEAQLGLIAQIGVAISALMLCYEQYLVKLHLKHIPKAFFVTNGYLGIIFFVCILADSIREAYGF; from the coding sequence ATTTTGAAACTATTAGTGAAGAAAATAAAAAATTTTAGCGAACTTGTTAGCTTTGAGCATACTATTTTTTCAAGCAGTTTCATTCTCATCGCAATGGTTGTGGGAAGTATGCAGGTATATAGCATTCCGTGGTGTGGATGGGAGACGTTTGTGCTATGTATTTTGGCTCTTATTAGCGCACGTAATTTCGCTATGGGATTTAATCGCTTTAGAGATAGGGATATAGATAAGGATAATCCCCGCACAAGTAGCCGCCCTAGTGTCGATGGGCGTATTAGCCTTATGGGGCTTGTGTGCTTTAATGTCTTTAATGCGCTACTTTTTCTGTTTATCTCTTACTTTGTAAATCCTCTTGCTTTTGCCTTGAGTGTGCCGTTTTTGCTCATTTTAGCCTTTTATTCCTATACCAAACGTTTTAGCGCGATAGCGCATTGGGTGCTTGGGGTGTGTTTAGGCTTGGCACCTATTGCTGGGGTGATTGCTGTGATGGGGGAGATTCCATTATGGAGTGTATTTCTCTCCATAGGTGTGCTGTTTTGGGTGGCTGGATTTGACTTGCTTTATTCCATACAGGATATAGAATTTGATAAGATTCACAAGCTCCATTCTATTCCGGCTTATTTTGGTGTTGAAAAAACCTTGTGGATTTCGCGCCTATGCCATATCTTTGCCGTGGGGTTTTGGATAGCTTTTGTATATGAGGCACAGCTAGGGCTTATCGCCCAAATAGGTGTAGCTATATCCGCCCTTATGCTTTGCTATGAGCAATATCTTGTAAAACTGCATTTAAAGCATATTCCTAAGGCTTTTTTTGTTACTAATGGCTATTTGGGGATTATATTTTTTGTATGTATTTTGGCAGATTCTATAAGGGAAGCATATGGATTTTAA
- a CDS encoding acyltransferase, with protein sequence MAYFIHPTSIVDEGVSIGEGSKIWHFCHILSGSVIGQNCSFGQNCMIGPNVSIGNNLKAQNNISIYEGVEIGDNVFLGPSVVFTNVINPRAFISRKSEFKRTLIKLGASIGANSTIICGVEIGEYAFVGAGSVVTKNIPDFALYVGNPAKHIGWVDKAGKRLIFDDTLIAHDSYDNSVYRLLGDRIERL encoded by the coding sequence ATGGCATATTTTATCCACCCTACAAGCATAGTCGATGAGGGCGTGAGTATCGGGGAAGGTAGCAAAATATGGCATTTTTGCCATATTCTAAGCGGTAGCGTGATTGGACAAAACTGCTCCTTTGGGCAAAATTGTATGATTGGACCAAATGTAAGTATTGGCAATAACCTCAAGGCACAAAACAACATCAGCATTTATGAAGGAGTAGAGATTGGTGATAATGTGTTTTTAGGACCAAGCGTTGTTTTTACTAATGTCATCAATCCTCGCGCTTTCATCTCCCGCAAAAGCGAGTTTAAGCGCACTCTTATCAAACTTGGCGCTTCTATTGGCGCAAATAGCACGATTATATGCGGTGTGGAGATTGGCGAATATGCTTTTGTAGGTGCAGGAAGTGTCGTTACAAAAAATATCCCAGATTTTGCCCTCTATGTGGGGAATCCCGCTAAGCATATTGGTTGGGTAGATAAGGCAGGAAAACGTCTTATCTTTGATGATACACTCATTGCACACGATAGCTACGATAACAGCGTATATCGCCTTCTTGGCGATAGAATTGAGAGACTATAA